Genomic DNA from Vreelandella subglaciescola:
CTCGACCACGATCACCCGCTGTTTGCCACTTTGCAGGCACGTTGTGGCATCAAGCTCGCGCCCCAGCCCGAGGGCAATCTGGGCACCCGCATTCACCATGCGCTGGCCAGCCGCGAAGGCCCGGCGATGATCATGGGCAGCGACTGCCCCTCGATTACCCCCGATCTCATCCAGACCTGCGCGGCGCGGTTGGCGACACATCCCGTGGTGATTTTGCCCGCCGAAGACGGCGGCTACGGGCTGATCGGCATTCACTCCATCACCCCTGCCGACACCCAGGCGCTGTTTGCCGACATTGCCTGGGGCAGTGGCGCAGTGCTGGCGCAAACCCGCGAGCGGCTGGCAGCCCTTGGGCTGAACGCCGCCTTTCCCGCGACCGTCTGGGACGTTGACCGTCCCGAGGACTGGCAGCGCTACCGACGGCTGTTCCCCTCACCCTCTTTCTCATCGTCAACCCGGAGTCGCCCGTGAATCGACAACGTCTGCTGCTCATTGTCCTACTGCTGGTCGCCATCGTGGCCTTTTTTGCTACCGGGGCCCACGAGTGGTTCAGCCTGGAGACGCTCAAGACCTACCAGAGCGATTTTCAGGCCATGTTTAACGACTCTCCGTGGCAAGTGGCCGGGGCTTTTTTCGCTGTTTATGTGCTGGTCACTGCGCTGTCTTTGCCAGGCGCGGCGATTCTGACCCTGCTCGGCGGGGCGCTGTTCGGGCTGGGCATTGGCCTGGTGCTGGTGTCCTTTGCCAGCGCCATCGGCGCGACGCTGGCCTTTCTGATCTCGCGCTACCTGCTACGCGGCCCCATTGAGCGGCGCTTTCCCGGCCGTCTGGCGGCGATCAACCGGGGCGTGGACAAGGACGGTGCATTTTATCTGTTCAGCCTGCGGCTGGTGCCGGCGTTTCCGTTTTTCATCATCAATCTGGTCATGGGGCTAACGCGGCTCAAGGCGCGGACGTTCTACTGGGTCAGCCAGGCGGGCATGCTTCCCGGCACGCTGGTGTTCGTCAACGCCGGCGGCCAGCTGGGCGAGATCGAGCGCCTGAGCGACGTAGTCTCCCCGGGGCTGGTGGCCTCCTTTGTGCTGCTGGCGGTGTTCCCCTGGCTTGCCCGGCGGATGATGCAGGCGGTGCAGCGGCGCAAGGTCTATCAGGGCTTTATCCGGCCTTCGCGCTTTGACTACGACCTGCTGGTGATCGGTGGCGGTTCGGCGGGGCTGGTCAGCGCCTACATCGGCAGCGCGGTCAAGGCGAAAGTCGCGCTGGTGGAGTCGGGCGCCATGGGCGGCGACTGCCTCAACACCGGCTGTGTGCCCTCCAAAGCGCTGATTCGCGCCGCCCGCGCTGCCCACGAAATACGCACCGCCGAGCGCTTTGGCGTCACATCAGGCGAGCCGCAGGTCGATTTTGCCAGGGTTATGGGCCACGTTCACCAGGCGATTGCCGGGGTCGAACCCCACGACAGCGTCGAGCGTTATACACAACTGGGCGTTGACGTGCATCAGGCCCACGCCCGGCTAAAAACGCCCTGGGAGGTGGCCGTCGGCGGGCAAACGCTCAGCGCCCGGCATATCGTCATCGCCACCGGCGCGCGTCCCAACGTACCGCCACTGCCCGGGATCGAGACGGCCCGGGTGCTGACCTCGGAAAACCTGTGGACCCTTGACGAGCTACCCGAGCGGCTGGTGGTGCTGGGCGGCGGCGCCATCGGCTGCGAGCTGGGCCAGAGCTTTGCCCGGCTGGGCAGCCAGGTAACGCTGGTGGAAGGCGGCGATCAGCTATTGGGCCGCGAAGACAGCGAGGTGGGCGAGCATATGTCGCACACCCTGGAAAGCGAGGGCGTGACGGTACTGACCCGCGCGCTGGCGCATGAAATTACCCACTACGACGGCCAGCAGCTGCACATCGAGCGCCGTGGCCATGAGGCGGGCGCTGAGGGTGAGGCCGCCAGCGAGCATCAGACGCTGAATTTCGACTATCTGCTGGTCTGCGTCGGGCGTCGCGCCAACGTCGAAGGGCTGGGGCTTGACGCCCTGGGCATCACCACGGAAGACAACGGTACCCTGGCGCTCAACCGCCAGCTGCAAACTCGCCTGCCCAACGTTTGGGCCTGCGGCGACGTGGCCGGCCCCTATCAGCTAACCCACGCCGGCGCGCACCAGGCCTGGCACGCGGCGGTCAACGCCCTGT
This window encodes:
- a CDS encoding TIGR04282 family arsenosugar biosynthesis glycosyltransferase; the encoded protein is MPADNAFVADAPVQLHLLAKAPLAGRAKTRLMPRLGAQGAASAHVELVTQCVANACRAMPAARVTLWTALDHDHPLFATLQARCGIKLAPQPEGNLGTRIHHALASREGPAMIMGSDCPSITPDLIQTCAARLATHPVVILPAEDGGYGLIGIHSITPADTQALFADIAWGSGAVLAQTRERLAALGLNAAFPATVWDVDRPEDWQRYRRLFPSPSFSSSTRSRP
- a CDS encoding FAD-dependent oxidoreductase gives rise to the protein MNRQRLLLIVLLLVAIVAFFATGAHEWFSLETLKTYQSDFQAMFNDSPWQVAGAFFAVYVLVTALSLPGAAILTLLGGALFGLGIGLVLVSFASAIGATLAFLISRYLLRGPIERRFPGRLAAINRGVDKDGAFYLFSLRLVPAFPFFIINLVMGLTRLKARTFYWVSQAGMLPGTLVFVNAGGQLGEIERLSDVVSPGLVASFVLLAVFPWLARRMMQAVQRRKVYQGFIRPSRFDYDLLVIGGGSAGLVSAYIGSAVKAKVALVESGAMGGDCLNTGCVPSKALIRAARAAHEIRTAERFGVTSGEPQVDFARVMGHVHQAIAGVEPHDSVERYTQLGVDVHQAHARLKTPWEVAVGGQTLSARHIVIATGARPNVPPLPGIETARVLTSENLWTLDELPERLVVLGGGAIGCELGQSFARLGSQVTLVEGGDQLLGREDSEVGEHMSHTLESEGVTVLTRALAHEITHYDGQQLHIERRGHEAGAEGEAASEHQTLNFDYLLVCVGRRANVEGLGLDALGITTEDNGTLALNRQLQTRLPNVWACGDVAGPYQLTHAGAHQAWHAAVNALFGGLKRFNVDYRFIPAVVYTQPEVARVGLSERDADEQGIAYELTRYAMSESDRAIAEDATGGFIKVLTVPGRDKILGATIVAENAGEWLGEFSLAMKHGLGLNKLLGTVHPYPTLSEAAKATAGAWKNAHKPERVLALLKRYFRWRRGA